A part of Blastopirellula marina genomic DNA contains:
- a CDS encoding FliG C-terminal domain-containing protein, which yields MTTTPETIRKAAIVIASLDEASADRLLDSMPEEIASQIRWKSIELDDVSDEERQTVLDEFLRNSGRSAPVEDAGVEMEFTYEEPATPAKPATTAPTPPPFAFLNDAPCEMLAPFFEQEHPQVTAVVMSYLQPERACDILRQLPARLQADVVHRITQLDEPSEEIVTEIESRIKQIVSRQAVSFERRRLGMAAAQAILKASSGDQAQQLLDELRNRGSQLLEDLEKFQATPVLDPVTVAAKPLTIEPVAETVEPIIPISSGAVAKPEPVVPMTPVTPKPKKSAPAPAELPQPNFPFEYFARLDDQSLAKVLHQTGPKVVLLALCGASPAVMKRISRGLGAGDSKLLSQKIRQMQPVLLSDIDRAKRTMCLAADHLLSPSVSSTPNRLQAAA from the coding sequence ATGACCACGACACCTGAAACCATCCGTAAAGCCGCCATCGTGATCGCCAGTCTCGATGAAGCCTCGGCCGATCGTCTGCTCGATAGCATGCCGGAAGAGATTGCCTCGCAAATTCGCTGGAAGTCAATCGAACTCGACGACGTTTCGGACGAAGAACGCCAAACGGTTCTCGATGAGTTCCTGCGAAACTCCGGTCGCTCCGCTCCAGTGGAAGATGCCGGCGTCGAGATGGAGTTCACTTACGAGGAACCTGCCACTCCGGCTAAGCCTGCGACCACGGCCCCTACGCCGCCACCTTTCGCGTTCCTGAATGATGCTCCCTGTGAAATGCTGGCTCCGTTCTTCGAGCAAGAGCATCCCCAAGTGACCGCCGTAGTGATGAGCTATCTTCAACCGGAGCGAGCTTGCGATATCTTGCGTCAGCTTCCTGCTCGGCTTCAAGCCGACGTCGTCCATCGCATTACGCAACTTGATGAACCATCGGAAGAGATCGTTACCGAAATTGAATCACGCATTAAGCAAATCGTCTCACGACAAGCGGTATCTTTCGAGCGTCGACGACTCGGCATGGCCGCCGCTCAAGCCATTTTGAAAGCGTCATCGGGTGATCAGGCTCAGCAGCTTTTAGACGAACTACGTAACCGTGGATCGCAATTGCTGGAAGACTTAGAGAAGTTTCAGGCAACTCCAGTACTGGATCCGGTAACTGTAGCTGCGAAACCCCTTACTATCGAACCGGTCGCCGAAACGGTCGAACCTATTATCCCAATATCAAGTGGGGCGGTCGCCAAGCCGGAGCCTGTCGTACCGATGACTCCTGTGACACCTAAGCCGAAGAAATCAGCCCCTGCTCCTGCCGAATTGCCGCAGCCTAATTTTCCATTTGAATACTTTGCTCGCTTGGATGATCAGTCGTTGGCTAAGGTCTTGCATCAAACAGGACCTAAGGTTGTCCTGCTTGCACTCTGTGGTGCTTCGCCGGCGGTCATGAAACGAATTTCGCGTGGGCTAGGCGCGGGCGACTCGAAATTGCTTTCTCAAAAGATTCGTCAGATGCAACCCGTGTTGCTGTCTGACATTGATCGTGCCAAGCGAACCATGTGTCTGGCCGCCGATCATCTGCTATCTCCTTCCGTATCATCCACCCCCAACCGCCTGCAAGCGGCCGCGTAA
- the fliE gene encoding flagellar hook-basal body complex protein FliE, with protein MTSINAIQQQLNLPQTPNMLPGKPEETPDSFGKFLLKGIQEVNQMQQDADRAVESLFTGGDVNPAEVLTAVQKADMSFKMMLQVRNKMMQAYAEVKDIRI; from the coding sequence ATGACTTCGATCAACGCAATTCAGCAGCAGTTAAACCTTCCGCAAACGCCGAACATGTTGCCCGGCAAACCGGAAGAGACGCCTGATTCATTCGGCAAGTTTCTGCTCAAGGGAATTCAAGAAGTTAACCAGATGCAGCAAGACGCCGACCGAGCGGTCGAGTCGCTGTTCACCGGAGGCGATGTGAACCCGGCGGAAGTTTTAACCGCGGTTCAAAAAGCCGACATGTCCTTCAAAATGATGCTTCAGGTCCGCAACAAGATGATGCAGGCCTACGCAGAAGTGAAAGACATTCGGATTTAA
- the flgC gene encoding flagellar basal body rod protein FlgC — translation MITALDISTSGLIAQRERLTTISQNIANMSSLRDANNRLGPYKAKHVVLETDNELATTSGAAGVKVSEVRENNVEPRRRWQPEHPLAIKEGRWKGYVEYPNVDMTEQFVDALEATRAYESNVGVIEMTKNMTNQTLRILA, via the coding sequence ATGATTACCGCCCTGGATATCAGCACCAGCGGGCTTATCGCCCAACGCGAACGCCTGACCACGATTTCACAAAATATCGCCAACATGTCTTCGCTACGTGACGCCAACAACCGGTTGGGGCCTTACAAGGCAAAGCATGTCGTATTGGAAACCGACAACGAGCTTGCCACTACCAGCGGGGCGGCAGGAGTGAAGGTATCCGAGGTTCGCGAAAACAATGTCGAGCCACGTCGTCGTTGGCAGCCAGAGCATCCTTTGGCTATCAAGGAAGGACGTTGGAAGGGATACGTCGAGTATCCGAACGTTGACATGACCGAGCAGTTCGTCGATGCCTTAGAAGCAACTCGGGCTTACGAATCGAACGTTGGTGTCATCGAAATGACCAAGAATATGACCAATCAAACACTTCGTATTTTGGCGTAA
- the flgB gene encoding flagellar basal body rod protein FlgB: protein MESSIFNANTTPVLEQVVNFAQKRHSILATNIANQRVPGYKGRDLNVNRFQEVLAEAIERKNHPNEEISPGLVSTKSGDPMREVRESLDGILFHDESNLDIEKQVAELTKNQVMHSMALTIMEDQFNLLNVAISERI from the coding sequence ATGGAATCTTCGATCTTCAACGCGAACACCACTCCCGTATTGGAGCAGGTCGTTAACTTCGCACAGAAGCGACATTCCATTTTGGCGACCAACATCGCCAACCAGCGAGTACCTGGTTACAAGGGACGCGACCTGAACGTCAATCGTTTTCAGGAAGTCTTGGCTGAAGCGATCGAACGAAAGAATCACCCAAATGAAGAGATCTCGCCAGGATTGGTTTCCACAAAATCGGGCGATCCGATGCGGGAAGTGCGTGAGTCACTCGATGGCATCCTTTTCCATGACGAGAGTAACCTCGACATCGAAAAGCAAGTTGCCGAGTTGACGAAAAACCAAGTCATGCACAGCATGGCGCTGACCATCATGGAAGATCAGTTCAACTTGTTGAACGTGGCTATCAGCGAACGAATCTAA
- a CDS encoding sigma-54-dependent transcriptional regulator — protein MIDLSKNREPAHSVLVVDDNPHSRESLCDAACLLGYAAVACGSGKEALDHLAKRPFDVVVTDLQMPGMDGLALVREVRARHEKTQLVMVTAHGSVGTAVEAMRYGALDYLEKPVQIEALESAIARAIEATKRGDRATTIPPGGASNSVVMVGESPAMQTLRQRIALVAPTDETVLITGESGTGKELVARSIHQASRRNGQALISLNCPVLSAHLMESELFGHERGAFTNADHARVGRFELADKGTILLDEITEIDLPLQAKLLRVLQEKRFEKVGSSSTIAADVRVLATSNRDLLAEVAANRFRQDLYYRLNVVPIELPPLRARMEDIPLLVKHFLDAAVARVGREPLAVTDGAMNLFCSHPWPGNVRELDNIVTRAALLTIGNQLTADQLRPWLLENSTEEISLNASGNVSVVGMRLEEMERQLIEQTLEHYEGHREKTAAALGISVRTLSNKLRSYGLAPRARTFAHV, from the coding sequence ATGATTGATCTCAGCAAAAATCGCGAACCAGCCCATTCGGTCCTCGTCGTCGACGATAATCCCCACTCGCGCGAAAGTTTGTGCGATGCGGCTTGCCTATTGGGCTACGCAGCCGTGGCGTGTGGTAGCGGCAAGGAAGCTTTGGACCATTTGGCGAAGCGTCCTTTCGACGTGGTAGTAACCGACTTGCAGATGCCCGGTATGGACGGCCTCGCGTTGGTGCGGGAAGTACGTGCTCGCCATGAGAAGACACAGTTGGTTATGGTCACCGCTCACGGCAGCGTCGGTACCGCGGTTGAAGCGATGCGATACGGAGCGCTCGACTACTTGGAAAAGCCAGTGCAAATCGAGGCCCTCGAATCCGCGATTGCTCGAGCGATCGAAGCAACCAAGCGGGGCGATCGAGCGACCACCATTCCGCCTGGCGGCGCAAGCAACAGCGTAGTGATGGTTGGAGAGAGCCCCGCCATGCAAACGCTTCGTCAGCGAATTGCCTTGGTGGCTCCCACGGATGAAACCGTCCTGATTACCGGCGAAAGTGGAACGGGTAAAGAACTGGTTGCTCGTTCGATCCACCAGGCCAGCCGCCGTAATGGCCAGGCGTTGATTAGCCTCAATTGCCCGGTTCTTTCTGCCCATTTGATGGAGAGCGAACTGTTCGGCCACGAGCGAGGCGCATTCACCAACGCCGATCATGCTCGAGTTGGTCGTTTTGAACTCGCCGACAAAGGGACGATTCTCCTCGACGAAATCACAGAGATCGACTTGCCACTTCAAGCCAAGCTGCTGCGGGTTTTACAGGAAAAACGATTCGAGAAGGTTGGCAGCAGTTCGACCATTGCTGCGGATGTTCGTGTACTGGCGACTTCCAACCGAGATTTGTTAGCGGAGGTAGCTGCAAATCGATTTCGGCAGGACTTGTATTACCGCTTGAACGTTGTCCCGATTGAGCTGCCTCCCCTGCGTGCTCGCATGGAAGACATTCCGCTTCTGGTAAAACATTTCCTGGATGCGGCGGTGGCTCGCGTAGGGCGCGAACCACTGGCAGTTACAGACGGGGCAATGAATCTGTTTTGCAGCCACCCATGGCCAGGCAACGTGCGGGAATTGGACAACATTGTTACCCGTGCTGCCCTGTTGACCATCGGTAATCAATTGACGGCCGATCAGCTTCGTCCTTGGCTGCTAGAGAACAGCACGGAAGAGATCTCTTTAAACGCCAGTGGTAATGTCTCGGTGGTGGGCATGCGGTTAGAAGAGATGGAGCGTCAACTGATTGAACAGACCCTGGAGCATTACGAAGGGCACCGCGAGAAAACCGCTGCAGCGCTTGGTATTAGTGTCCGCACACTCAGCAACAAGCTGCGAAGTTACGGTCTCGCACCGCGCGCTCGGACGTTCGCTCACGTTTAA
- a CDS encoding sensor histidine kinase, whose protein sequence is MQESSDNNASFNANRVFPLPGGDESLDLRDLLQCWDKATARLQETHESLRKEVTRLTDELEVKNRELARKNRLADLGLVASHIAHEVRNGLMPLTLYTGMLKRNLGADQESARVIGKIESGLTVLNTTVDDLLHFTADRQPNRSYVPTSELIREVCEDLAPQLQAQEVQLRLDLTDRDMLLSDKDMLKRAFLNLTLNALDVMPKGGILTITSQVNFGHLEIEFADTGCGITSGDVRRIFDPFFSTKSTGTGLGLAIVQRVMEVHEGQVSAMNCPDFGAAFTLMFPIKAMKAAA, encoded by the coding sequence ATGCAAGAATCTTCCGACAACAACGCCTCGTTCAATGCGAATCGAGTGTTTCCTTTACCAGGCGGAGATGAATCGCTCGATCTGCGCGATTTGCTGCAATGCTGGGATAAGGCCACGGCCCGTTTGCAGGAAACGCACGAATCGCTTCGCAAGGAAGTGACTCGGCTTACGGACGAATTAGAAGTTAAGAATCGCGAATTGGCTCGCAAAAACCGCTTGGCCGATCTTGGTTTGGTGGCCTCGCATATTGCCCACGAAGTTCGTAACGGCTTAATGCCCCTAACGCTGTACACAGGCATGCTTAAGCGAAATCTGGGTGCCGATCAGGAAAGTGCCCGCGTGATCGGGAAGATTGAGTCGGGGCTGACCGTCCTCAATACGACTGTCGACGATCTACTTCACTTCACTGCCGATCGCCAGCCCAATCGCAGTTATGTGCCAACTTCCGAATTGATTCGAGAAGTTTGTGAGGACCTTGCTCCCCAGCTGCAGGCTCAAGAGGTACAGCTTCGTCTCGACCTTACCGATCGGGACATGCTGTTGTCTGACAAAGATATGCTCAAGCGAGCCTTCTTGAATCTCACTCTGAACGCTTTGGATGTAATGCCCAAAGGGGGCATCCTGACCATCACATCGCAAGTCAACTTCGGCCACCTTGAAATCGAATTCGCCGATACCGGATGTGGAATCACCTCCGGAGATGTTCGCCGAATCTTCGATCCGTTCTTCAGCACCAAGAGCACCGGCACCGGTTTGGGGCTCGCCATCGTTCAACGTGTCATGGAAGTTCACGAAGGCCAGGTCTCGGCCATGAACTGTCCCGACTTTGGCGCTGCATTTACGCTCATGTTTCCGATCAAAGCAATGAAGGCTGCTGCATGA
- a CDS encoding tetratricopeptide repeat protein — translation MSTDSAQIEDTEGAEVAAPRGGLMGLLGNRIFLITTLFAVAGLGTGAWWVLLSGKESKEQTLVQAIADYENDESNKAREVARNLVDDLSVEPPYQGTAPFLLGAILAEEAQDYLNPKDRETVYRLAAQHLLTAKERGFPPGYEVRGDYLLGISQFHAKQYEPAIKILESIYKDYPVRQMEIEDALAESYLELTPRTKEHMEASLKWSELIHAHSNLTTEQQSNAQLRLAKIQYELGQYDDAMQTLEKIPPTSSRYVDGVIVQGLVSQKRYQDFLDAGEKDKAQDELNAAIRLFRKAAGNQLVAADSTRKASYLLSVMLRANGQLTEALDQAARTRKIYYRTHESVAAGLEEAELLRAEGKAEEAVEIYRRILREANASGRYDNPWIGEIEFRQRITHAVDDWKSAQNFEPAVEVANVLRPIFPDDQALQIEAEVEYQWGEYLESQANKVPFDESLEMRAQSRFHFRRAGSVYLDLAKFRFSTAEYTNDLWKSASADLRGQDFSKAVEILAEYQRYETRDHKPRALVATARALIALDKAEEALGPINECLEFYPKDPSVYEARVLGGEAYMELGKLAEAKEVLAANLDDGHLEPSSREWQDSLFSLGQVLHLEGEMFEAQARVKGALEVAEAIPREAFQLLEQSNASYQGAIKYLHAAVRRYPEDPRSIGARYLIAECHRRSSMLPKKKFRLVNIETQRIKFDKEVKDHLERAAEIYNELINELTNKLEEQTQLHPVEANILRNSYFAQGAAMFELQRFKDAIEAYSTASNRYQTEAVSLEAFVQIAQCYRYMNQSAEARGTVEQAKIVLSRLAEGVDYSETTHASRDDWQNYLDWLATSL, via the coding sequence ATGAGTACCGATTCGGCACAAATCGAGGACACCGAAGGAGCAGAAGTCGCTGCGCCACGCGGTGGACTGATGGGCCTATTGGGAAACCGAATCTTTTTGATTACCACGCTGTTTGCAGTTGCTGGTCTCGGAACGGGGGCCTGGTGGGTCTTGCTGTCCGGGAAAGAGTCAAAAGAACAGACCTTAGTTCAGGCGATCGCCGATTACGAGAACGACGAGTCCAACAAGGCGCGTGAAGTTGCCCGGAATCTGGTCGATGACTTGAGTGTCGAGCCGCCTTACCAGGGAACTGCCCCATTTCTGCTTGGGGCGATTCTGGCCGAGGAAGCTCAAGACTACCTCAATCCGAAAGACCGAGAAACGGTTTATCGCCTTGCTGCTCAGCATCTGTTGACCGCCAAAGAGCGTGGCTTTCCGCCAGGTTACGAGGTGAGAGGTGATTACCTGCTAGGTATTAGCCAGTTTCATGCCAAGCAGTACGAGCCAGCGATCAAGATCCTCGAATCGATCTACAAAGACTATCCCGTTCGGCAGATGGAAATCGAAGATGCCCTGGCGGAATCGTACTTGGAACTTACGCCGAGAACCAAAGAGCACATGGAAGCTTCGCTCAAGTGGAGTGAGTTAATTCATGCGCACTCAAATCTAACTACCGAACAGCAATCCAACGCCCAGTTGCGTCTGGCGAAGATTCAATACGAGCTTGGTCAGTACGACGACGCAATGCAGACGCTTGAAAAGATTCCACCCACATCATCACGTTACGTGGACGGGGTAATTGTCCAAGGCCTGGTCAGTCAGAAACGCTATCAAGACTTCTTGGATGCCGGAGAAAAGGACAAGGCTCAGGACGAATTGAACGCCGCGATTCGACTATTCCGTAAAGCGGCCGGTAATCAGTTAGTCGCGGCTGATTCGACACGTAAAGCTTCCTACCTCTTGTCGGTGATGCTGCGAGCCAATGGACAGCTAACAGAGGCCCTCGATCAAGCCGCGCGTACTCGAAAGATCTACTACCGTACGCATGAAAGTGTGGCCGCCGGATTGGAAGAAGCGGAATTACTGCGAGCAGAAGGTAAAGCCGAGGAAGCGGTCGAGATCTATCGCCGCATTCTTCGTGAAGCAAATGCCAGCGGTCGCTATGACAATCCTTGGATTGGCGAGATCGAGTTTCGGCAACGTATTACCCACGCCGTAGATGATTGGAAGTCGGCCCAAAACTTTGAACCGGCCGTCGAAGTCGCAAATGTCTTAAGACCGATCTTCCCAGACGACCAAGCCCTGCAGATCGAAGCAGAAGTCGAATACCAGTGGGGCGAGTACCTGGAAAGTCAAGCGAACAAGGTTCCCTTCGACGAGTCACTGGAGATGCGAGCCCAGTCTCGCTTCCATTTCCGGCGTGCAGGAAGCGTCTATCTTGATCTCGCTAAGTTCCGCTTTTCGACGGCCGAGTACACCAATGACCTTTGGAAAAGCGCTTCAGCCGATCTGCGTGGACAAGACTTCAGCAAGGCGGTCGAGATCTTAGCGGAGTATCAGCGTTACGAAACACGCGATCATAAACCACGGGCATTGGTAGCGACCGCACGTGCATTGATTGCCTTGGACAAAGCAGAAGAAGCCCTCGGCCCGATCAACGAATGCCTCGAGTTCTACCCCAAAGACCCTTCGGTATACGAAGCACGCGTGCTTGGCGGTGAAGCTTACATGGAACTCGGCAAGTTGGCCGAAGCGAAAGAAGTGCTCGCTGCGAACCTTGACGATGGTCACCTAGAGCCAAGCAGTCGTGAGTGGCAAGACTCGCTCTTCTCACTCGGACAAGTCCTACACTTGGAAGGAGAAATGTTCGAGGCACAAGCTCGCGTGAAGGGAGCCTTGGAAGTGGCCGAGGCAATTCCGCGTGAGGCATTTCAGCTGTTGGAACAAAGTAACGCTTCCTACCAGGGTGCGATTAAGTACTTACACGCCGCCGTGCGACGTTACCCCGAAGATCCACGTTCGATCGGAGCTCGCTACCTCATCGCGGAATGTCATCGCCGGTCGTCGATGTTGCCGAAGAAAAAGTTCCGTTTGGTGAATATCGAAACGCAGCGAATCAAGTTCGACAAAGAGGTGAAAGATCACCTGGAACGTGCTGCTGAGATCTATAACGAATTGATTAACGAACTGACCAACAAGTTGGAAGAACAAACACAACTCCATCCGGTGGAAGCCAATATCTTGCGGAATAGCTATTTCGCTCAGGGGGCAGCCATGTTTGAGTTACAGCGATTCAAGGATGCGATCGAAGCCTATTCGACCGCTTCAAATCGGTATCAAACCGAAGCGGTTTCGTTAGAAGCGTTTGTGCAGATCGCTCAGTGTTATCGCTACATGAATCAATCGGCCGAAGCTCGCGGTACTGTGGAGCAGGCCAAGATCGTATTGTCTCGCCTGGCAGAAGGGGTCGACTACTCGGAAACGACCCACGCCTCGCGGGACGACTGGCAAAACTACCTCGATTGGTTGGCAACGTCCCTTTAA
- a CDS encoding alpha/beta hydrolase, translating to MKRLDTPAPPTSHSSNLSVQQSKIYEFRIRRDSSQSCPLELFSPVHYEPGYAYPLIVWMHGAMDNESQLRRIMPLTSTRNFVAVGPRGVNRHTQRANGFPAFYWSQDEASIDAASRRVEMAIESATDQFNIHRRRVFLAGYQDGATMALRLALQNPADYAGVISINGPLPTGNAPLRNLGLCEKLPILLMHCHESTYYTESHLCNDIRLGYSAGLRMDVREYLCGDGIMTDMLEDMNGWVMGQVLK from the coding sequence ATGAAACGCTTAGATACGCCAGCGCCACCTACGAGTCACAGCTCTAACCTCAGCGTCCAGCAAAGCAAGATCTACGAGTTTCGCATTCGGCGAGATTCGTCGCAAAGCTGTCCTCTGGAGCTGTTTTCGCCGGTGCATTACGAACCTGGATACGCCTATCCGCTAATCGTTTGGATGCATGGGGCGATGGACAACGAATCGCAGCTTCGCCGGATCATGCCGCTGACCAGCACGCGAAACTTCGTGGCGGTTGGACCACGCGGGGTTAATCGTCACACGCAGCGTGCCAATGGCTTCCCCGCCTTCTATTGGTCTCAGGATGAAGCGAGTATCGATGCCGCTTCGCGCCGTGTTGAAATGGCGATCGAATCGGCAACGGATCAATTCAACATTCATCGTCGCCGCGTGTTTCTCGCCGGTTACCAGGATGGAGCCACGATGGCCCTGCGGCTCGCATTGCAGAACCCGGCTGACTACGCAGGCGTGATTTCGATCAATGGTCCTTTGCCGACTGGCAACGCCCCACTCCGAAATCTTGGCTTGTGTGAAAAATTACCGATTCTGTTGATGCATTGTCACGAAAGCACCTACTACACCGAATCGCATCTATGCAACGACATTCGTCTCGGCTATAGCGCAGGCTTGAGGATGGATGTCCGCGAGTACCTATGCGGAGACGGCATCATGACCGACATGTTGGAAGACATGAACGGCTGGGTCATGGGGCAAGTGTTAAAATAA